From Erigeron canadensis isolate Cc75 chromosome 8, C_canadensis_v1, whole genome shotgun sequence, one genomic window encodes:
- the LOC122578265 gene encoding zinc finger protein 346-like isoform X1, translated as MIPPATNSSTNQNADGTLGETTNESTVMQSACNPGVVNEHMGNDVVVGNKLSENQYPIQCELCNIVCNAEDVLEKHKLGKKHLKNLQKAADQPSMAPIMAPPRPAVAAAAAAVSDVNSSGEVEDKKHKLLQHGAAADTIVYCHICDVACSSQDVFQTHVAGKKHSAKAIMQAASSKGNFNLTSECSLEAQPITGGSQMKPDIPQSFSCELCKISCTSNELLNMHLTGKKHLKKLRKSEPMPDVLLTPVASLETPPTKLMENPESGPSMKVDLHEGKLTRCELCGISCNTYDMLKKHFTGKKHLKNLEKSEKLIGPNPLPATEPVTPPTIIGPSQVPLKEEGKDINLDVSNTKGKRAGNHEDVETKRQKMLQVGGTSNSSRACTLCNVVCNSPSSFESHLAGHKHLAMAMKQADAQSTGQAT; from the exons TACTAACGAGTCCACAGTCATGCAGTCTGCTTGTAATCCAGGTGTCGTGAATGAGCATATGGGGAATGATGTGGTAGTAGGAAACAAGCTATCTGAAAACCAATATCCCATTCAGTGTGAGTTATGTAACATTGTTTGTAATGCTGAGGATGTGCTCGAGAAACACAAACTAGGAAAGAAACACCTAAAGAATCTGCAAAAGGCAGCTGATCAGCCATCCATGGCACCAATAATGGCTCCACCACGACCAGCTGTTGCTGCTGCAGCAGCAGCCGTTTCAGACGTAAACTCATCTGGGGAGGTGGAGGATAAGAAGCATAAGTTATTGCAACATGGAGCAGCAGCTGATACAATAGTATATTGTCACATTTGCGATGTGGCGTGCAGTAGTCAAGATGTATTTCAGACCCATGTTGCTGGTAAAAAGCATTCTGCAAAG GCGATTATGCAGGCTGCGAGTTCGAAAGGGAACTTTAACCTCACATCAGAGTGCAGTTTGGAGGCACAGCCTATCACTGGTGGTTCACAGATGAAACCTGACATCCCCCAAAGTTTCAGCTGTGAACTCTGCAAAATCAGTTGCACCAGCAACGAACTTCTCAACATGCACTTAACGGGGAAGAAACACCTGAAAAAACTTAGAAAATCGGAGCCTATGCCGGATGTGCTCTTGACCCCTGTTGCTTCACTAGAGACGCCACCTACCAAGCTTATGGAAAATCCCGAGTCCGGTCCGAGCATGAAAGTCGATTTACATGAAGGTAAACTTACACGATGTGAACTTTGTGGGATCAGTTGCAACACTTATGATATGCTAAAAAAGCACTTCACCGGCAAGAAGCACCTAAAGAATTTGGAGAAATCGGAGAAACTGATTGGACCTAACCCTCTCCCTGCTACTGAACCTGTAACACCCCCAACGATTATAGGACCATCACAAGTTCCATTGAAAGAAGAGGGTAAAGATATTAATCTAGATGTTAGTAACACGAAGGGTAAACGAGCCGGAAATCACGAGGATGTCGAGACAAAGAGGCAGAAGATGCTGCAAGTAGGGGGGACATCAAATAGTTCAAGGGCCTGTACCTTGTGCAATGTTGTTTGCAACAGCCCCTCTTCGTTTGAGTCTCATCTTGCTGGGCATAAGCATCTTGCCATGGCTATGAAACAAGCAGATGCTCAGTCAACTGGTCAAGCAACATAA
- the LOC122578265 gene encoding zinc finger protein 346-like isoform X2 has protein sequence MQSACNPGVVNEHMGNDVVVGNKLSENQYPIQCELCNIVCNAEDVLEKHKLGKKHLKNLQKAADQPSMAPIMAPPRPAVAAAAAAVSDVNSSGEVEDKKHKLLQHGAAADTIVYCHICDVACSSQDVFQTHVAGKKHSAKAIMQAASSKGNFNLTSECSLEAQPITGGSQMKPDIPQSFSCELCKISCTSNELLNMHLTGKKHLKKLRKSEPMPDVLLTPVASLETPPTKLMENPESGPSMKVDLHEGKLTRCELCGISCNTYDMLKKHFTGKKHLKNLEKSEKLIGPNPLPATEPVTPPTIIGPSQVPLKEEGKDINLDVSNTKGKRAGNHEDVETKRQKMLQVGGTSNSSRACTLCNVVCNSPSSFESHLAGHKHLAMAMKQADAQSTGQAT, from the exons ATGCAGTCTGCTTGTAATCCAGGTGTCGTGAATGAGCATATGGGGAATGATGTGGTAGTAGGAAACAAGCTATCTGAAAACCAATATCCCATTCAGTGTGAGTTATGTAACATTGTTTGTAATGCTGAGGATGTGCTCGAGAAACACAAACTAGGAAAGAAACACCTAAAGAATCTGCAAAAGGCAGCTGATCAGCCATCCATGGCACCAATAATGGCTCCACCACGACCAGCTGTTGCTGCTGCAGCAGCAGCCGTTTCAGACGTAAACTCATCTGGGGAGGTGGAGGATAAGAAGCATAAGTTATTGCAACATGGAGCAGCAGCTGATACAATAGTATATTGTCACATTTGCGATGTGGCGTGCAGTAGTCAAGATGTATTTCAGACCCATGTTGCTGGTAAAAAGCATTCTGCAAAG GCGATTATGCAGGCTGCGAGTTCGAAAGGGAACTTTAACCTCACATCAGAGTGCAGTTTGGAGGCACAGCCTATCACTGGTGGTTCACAGATGAAACCTGACATCCCCCAAAGTTTCAGCTGTGAACTCTGCAAAATCAGTTGCACCAGCAACGAACTTCTCAACATGCACTTAACGGGGAAGAAACACCTGAAAAAACTTAGAAAATCGGAGCCTATGCCGGATGTGCTCTTGACCCCTGTTGCTTCACTAGAGACGCCACCTACCAAGCTTATGGAAAATCCCGAGTCCGGTCCGAGCATGAAAGTCGATTTACATGAAGGTAAACTTACACGATGTGAACTTTGTGGGATCAGTTGCAACACTTATGATATGCTAAAAAAGCACTTCACCGGCAAGAAGCACCTAAAGAATTTGGAGAAATCGGAGAAACTGATTGGACCTAACCCTCTCCCTGCTACTGAACCTGTAACACCCCCAACGATTATAGGACCATCACAAGTTCCATTGAAAGAAGAGGGTAAAGATATTAATCTAGATGTTAGTAACACGAAGGGTAAACGAGCCGGAAATCACGAGGATGTCGAGACAAAGAGGCAGAAGATGCTGCAAGTAGGGGGGACATCAAATAGTTCAAGGGCCTGTACCTTGTGCAATGTTGTTTGCAACAGCCCCTCTTCGTTTGAGTCTCATCTTGCTGGGCATAAGCATCTTGCCATGGCTATGAAACAAGCAGATGCTCAGTCAACTGGTCAAGCAACATAA